The following are encoded in a window of Haloarcula laminariae genomic DNA:
- a CDS encoding bifunctional 4-hydroxy-2-oxoglutarate aldolase/2-dehydro-3-deoxy-phosphogluconate aldolase has translation MPTKQHVMERIVDSGVVAVMRDIPEDDVVEVARAIHEGGVSALELTADAKRCSELIAAVDRALADTDAVVGAGTVRDAATARNVIEAGAEFVLAPNVSEEVIEVCNRERVVAIPGVMTPTEADRAMAAGADVLKMFPASTVGPDHVGALQGPLGDVPIMPTGGVSTDNVAGYFDAGAMAVGAGSALVDYEAIENGDMDGVRESAAAFVRAVEDARN, from the coding sequence GTGCCGACTAAACAGCACGTAATGGAACGTATCGTCGATAGCGGCGTGGTCGCCGTTATGCGTGATATCCCCGAGGACGACGTGGTCGAAGTCGCGCGTGCAATCCACGAGGGCGGCGTCTCCGCGCTGGAACTGACCGCGGACGCGAAGCGGTGCTCGGAGCTAATCGCCGCCGTGGACCGGGCGCTGGCCGACACCGACGCGGTCGTCGGTGCCGGAACGGTTCGGGACGCCGCGACCGCCCGAAACGTCATCGAAGCCGGGGCGGAGTTCGTGCTGGCCCCGAACGTCAGCGAAGAGGTCATCGAGGTGTGCAATCGGGAGCGCGTCGTCGCCATCCCCGGCGTGATGACGCCGACCGAGGCCGACCGGGCGATGGCCGCAGGCGCGGACGTGCTGAAGATGTTCCCCGCGTCGACCGTCGGTCCGGACCACGTCGGCGCGCTGCAGGGCCCGCTGGGCGACGTGCCCATCATGCCGACCGGCGGGGTCTCGACGGACAACGTCGCCGGCTACTTCGACGCCGGCGCGATGGCCGTCGGCGCCGGCTCGGCGCTGGTCGACTACGAGGCCATCGAGAACGGCGACATGGACGGCGTCCGCGAGTCGGCGGCCGCGTTCGTCCGGGCCGTCGAAGACGCGCGGAACTGA
- a CDS encoding class I SAM-dependent methyltransferase, which translates to MVPQRRSNGTTDSHAGGPARPLSSEDVAALYDGLAAQYDRWDWANRLFSGPLRKRAFADAGGRVLDVACGAGTNFRYLPPTAQLVGVDISDEMVEAARDELDAIGRGGTVYRMDAEALQFPDDSFDTVVSALSTCTFPDPVAALSEMARVCRPDGRVLLLEHGRSDVELVGRFQDWRADAHYERHGCRWTQDPLAHFEAADLTVVESESFLLGMITVIEARPGSA; encoded by the coding sequence ATGGTCCCACAGCGCCGTTCGAACGGTACGACGGACAGCCACGCGGGCGGGCCGGCCCGTCCGCTGTCGAGCGAGGACGTCGCCGCCCTCTACGACGGGCTGGCCGCCCAGTACGACCGGTGGGACTGGGCCAACCGGCTGTTCTCCGGCCCGCTCCGGAAGCGGGCGTTCGCCGACGCGGGCGGGCGGGTCCTCGATGTCGCCTGCGGGGCGGGGACGAACTTCCGGTATCTCCCCCCTACCGCCCAGCTGGTCGGCGTCGACATCAGCGACGAGATGGTCGAGGCGGCGCGGGACGAACTCGACGCTATCGGCCGCGGCGGGACGGTGTACCGGATGGACGCCGAGGCGCTACAGTTCCCCGACGACAGCTTCGATACGGTCGTCTCGGCGCTCTCGACGTGTACGTTCCCCGACCCGGTGGCGGCCCTCTCGGAGATGGCGCGCGTCTGTCGCCCCGACGGGCGGGTGTTGCTGCTCGAACACGGCCGCAGCGACGTCGAACTCGTCGGGCGATTTCAGGACTGGCGCGCCGACGCCCACTACGAGCGACACGGCTGTCGGTGGACCCAGGACCCGCTCGCACACTTCGAGGCGGCGGACCTGACCGTCGTCGAGAGCGAGTCGTTCCTCCTGGGGATGATTACTGTCATCGAGGCCCGGCCCGGGTCGGCGTGA
- a CDS encoding PQQ-binding-like beta-propeller repeat protein, protein MAALAGGAVLDTYRLGGELTYGVTVAGGDLYARSSTTCVRLAPDGTERWRQSLEPLVYDEYNLGDETATQVAPAVTADAVYVPDRDALVKLDRETGSERWRVAVDTPYAASVADDGGVIQTGWQETVAAGPDGSVRWRRDLHSRAAAAVDAGDVYVIDSDLHELDGETGETNWQVHLPSEGTAAPVVTDDSVVVASDDVRAFRRETGGLFGPDRTRWENTTGAVSAYASPVVAAGHLFVASSRGLQTFRVGDGGA, encoded by the coding sequence GTGGCGGCGCTCGCCGGCGGGGCAGTCCTCGACACGTACCGTCTCGGCGGCGAGCTGACCTACGGGGTCACCGTCGCCGGCGGCGACCTCTACGCCCGGAGTTCGACCACCTGCGTCAGACTCGCTCCCGACGGGACCGAACGGTGGCGACAGTCGCTGGAGCCGCTCGTCTACGACGAGTACAACCTCGGGGACGAGACCGCGACACAGGTCGCGCCCGCCGTCACCGCCGACGCCGTCTACGTCCCCGACCGGGACGCCCTCGTGAAACTGGACCGCGAGACGGGCTCCGAACGCTGGCGCGTCGCCGTCGATACGCCGTACGCCGCGTCGGTCGCCGACGACGGGGGCGTCATCCAGACCGGGTGGCAGGAGACCGTCGCCGCCGGGCCCGACGGCTCGGTCCGCTGGCGCCGGGACCTCCACAGCCGGGCCGCCGCCGCCGTCGACGCCGGCGACGTCTACGTCATCGACAGCGACCTCCACGAACTCGACGGGGAGACGGGCGAGACGAACTGGCAGGTCCACCTCCCGAGCGAGGGCACCGCCGCGCCGGTCGTCACCGACGACAGCGTCGTCGTCGCGTCGGACGACGTTCGCGCGTTCCGCCGGGAGACCGGCGGGCTGTTCGGTCCGGACCGGACGCGCTGGGAGAACACGACGGGCGCCGTCTCGGCGTACGCCTCACCGGTCGTCGCCGCGGGCCACCTGTTCGTCGCCAGTTCACGGGGATTGCAGACGTTCCGGGTCGGCGACGGCGGGGCGTGA
- a CDS encoding ZIP family metal transporter: MTGPLAALLAQSGGTTGLLANPWFYAAFSALSLVAGAAVGIWMAPEQRWQAALLAVGGGSLVVSLAFELYDPAVRNIGPWQASGYFLVGVAVFGTLDILIDDRSSDQTEERGWGLWASVTTDGIPENAAMGSLLVGNVSGALSFLFALSVTNTSQSMMSGTNMSKNRGDWRTMGAWAVTAVVVGGAVLVGYWVLPPLPDYWIGATRSFAGGAILASLAAEIYPDAYEEAGPYITLATALGFLGTFLL, translated from the coding sequence ATGACCGGCCCGCTCGCGGCGCTGCTCGCACAGTCCGGGGGGACGACCGGCCTGCTCGCGAACCCGTGGTTCTACGCGGCGTTCTCGGCGCTGTCGCTCGTCGCCGGCGCCGCCGTGGGTATCTGGATGGCCCCCGAGCAGCGGTGGCAGGCGGCGCTGCTCGCCGTCGGCGGGGGGTCGCTCGTCGTCTCGCTCGCCTTCGAGCTGTACGACCCCGCGGTCCGGAACATCGGGCCGTGGCAGGCCTCCGGATACTTCCTCGTCGGCGTCGCCGTCTTCGGTACTCTCGACATCCTCATCGACGACCGCTCCAGCGACCAGACCGAGGAGCGGGGCTGGGGGCTGTGGGCGAGCGTCACGACCGACGGGATTCCGGAGAACGCCGCCATGGGGTCGCTGCTGGTCGGGAACGTCTCCGGCGCGCTGTCGTTCCTGTTTGCCCTCTCGGTCACGAACACCTCCCAGTCGATGATGTCGGGGACGAACATGTCGAAAAACCGGGGCGATTGGCGGACGATGGGCGCGTGGGCCGTCACCGCCGTCGTCGTCGGCGGCGCCGTTCTGGTCGGCTACTGGGTCCTGCCGCCCCTGCCGGACTACTGGATAGGCGCGACCCGCTCTTTCGCCGGCGGCGCCATCCTGGCGTCGCTCGCGGCCGAAATCTACCCCGACGCGTACGAGGAGGCCGGGCCCTACATCACGCTGGCGACGGCCCTGGGGTTCCTCGGAACCTTCCTCCTGTGA
- a CDS encoding halocyanin domain-containing protein produces the protein MASRTTTVSRRAFLLTSAGATATAVTGFAAAQAESPTDGTTPTGTEGGGNATEAGSPGGGGGGPPDFGGFLDPVGNFDGSVVDARGQGQVSVTVGAEGNGGNFAFDPPAVHVDNGATVVWEWTGEGGGHNVVSDGEGPLDSGDPVSDEGETYEYTFDSDGIYNYVCVPHEGQGMKGSVVVGTDYPTASAGGGGGGSGVPQLPDGAKTLGVATTVVMAATLGLTYVFMRFGGDYEMPGDE, from the coding sequence ATGGCATCCCGGACGACGACTGTGTCCCGGCGGGCGTTCCTGCTGACCAGTGCGGGCGCGACGGCGACCGCTGTGACCGGTTTCGCGGCCGCACAGGCGGAGTCACCCACGGACGGCACCACTCCGACAGGCACCGAGGGCGGCGGGAACGCCACCGAGGCCGGCTCGCCCGGCGGCGGTGGGGGTGGCCCGCCGGACTTCGGCGGCTTCCTCGACCCGGTGGGGAACTTCGACGGCAGCGTGGTCGACGCCCGCGGGCAGGGGCAGGTGTCGGTGACCGTCGGCGCCGAGGGCAACGGCGGGAACTTCGCCTTCGACCCGCCCGCGGTCCACGTCGACAACGGCGCGACGGTGGTGTGGGAGTGGACCGGGGAGGGCGGCGGCCACAACGTCGTCTCGGATGGCGAGGGCCCGCTCGACTCGGGCGACCCCGTGAGCGACGAGGGGGAGACCTACGAGTACACGTTCGACTCCGACGGCATCTACAACTACGTCTGTGTCCCCCACGAGGGACAGGGCATGAAGGGGTCGGTCGTCGTCGGCACCGACTACCCGACGGCCAGCGCCGGCGGTGGCGGCGGGGGAAGCGGCGTGCCACAGCTCCCGGACGGCGCGAAGACGCTGGGCGTCGCGACCACCGTCGTGATGGCGGCGACGCTGGGGCTGACCTACGTGTTCATGCGCTTTGGCGGCGACTACGAGATGCCCGGCGACGAGTAG
- a CDS encoding PAS domain S-box protein codes for MMRGQPLTETLRETLALFDVAGAPLATSEVAERVGLGRRSTYERLERLVEHGRLETKKVGASGRVWWRPAPATAGGGSAGDWPAVVSSIAADVLDRTGVGVVVRDSGDHVVWVNDAAERYFGFDHDSALGTSYRTLVEEVIAPTVEDGGAFAERALAPDDTGERSEWQVTAADGREARRVEHHSEPVETGVVAGGRVDLYEDVTERARLRRAHERRERQFDSLVTAVEEYAIFKLDATGRVRTWNAGAERIKGYDAAEILGEHVGTFYTPEDRAAGVPEANLAAAAEAGAVEDEGWRLHADGSRFWANVTITAIRDDDGTLEGYAKITRDMTERREREEALRRERDLTARLFETAPVRLAVFDADGSLDRMNAESREMLGVSEDSTFSPADKAFYDADGGPLPAADHPVNIVLETGEPATDRLVGHDTPDGERRWVRLSATPLTDESGALERVIVVGEDITELKLTMRELERQRDELDHELREVFGRIDDAFFAVDEEWRFVHANEQATALLDQSVGELLGRSLWEAFPEAVDTAFQEQYERAVSTQESVTFEEYYPPLSTWFEVSAYPSESGLSVYFRDVTERREREQELEQYELAIETIGDGVYVIDEAREFVLVNEAYCELTGYDRDELLGAHVSTVAGESALDSGDRLREELRSDEESVATLATELTTADGGTVPVEARFALLDPGRAGSGSVGVVRDVTERRERERELRRYEGIVEAVEDGIYTVAEDGEFTFVNDAYGDLVGVPAAELVGRTVESLVEADILDASVIERAREIDAEIRVGERETGSIETSVVRPDGTTIRTEARFNTLATATGPERVGVVRDITDHVERQRELERQREQLAALNSLNEVVRGVTAAVIDQSSREEIEATVCEYLVDSESYVLAWVGEVDAPSETVAVRTEAGIEGYLDETVISVDPDDERSGGATGRAFLTGEMQATTAVGSDPSYDPWRDHVEQYGFQSSAAIPISHEGTMYGTLNVYAARPNAFAGQEGAVIEQLGDIVGHAIAATERKQALMSDEMVELHFLVPDVSEAFGVDSQPSGAARLRHSISLGDDEFIVYGSVTDDSVDYLRSLVDRVPHWERLTVQDGTGAEQPFELLLSAPPAFSTIASVGGSVEAAVIEDDDYRMTVHIPTSVDVRQVVERLESAYPTVQLRKRQQITRRRDASDRMQRELLADLTDRQRTVLETAYHAGFFEWPRAASGEQVASSLDIAAATFHSHMRKAQRKVFARVFTPGETAT; via the coding sequence ATGATGAGAGGCCAACCGTTGACCGAGACGCTCCGGGAGACGCTCGCGCTGTTCGACGTCGCCGGGGCGCCCCTCGCCACGAGCGAGGTCGCAGAGCGGGTCGGACTGGGGCGGCGGAGCACGTACGAGCGCCTGGAGCGACTGGTCGAACACGGCCGACTGGAGACGAAGAAGGTCGGCGCGAGCGGGCGCGTCTGGTGGCGACCGGCCCCGGCCACGGCCGGCGGGGGCTCCGCCGGGGACTGGCCGGCAGTCGTCAGCTCCATCGCGGCGGACGTACTTGACCGGACGGGGGTGGGCGTGGTCGTCCGGGACTCGGGGGACCACGTCGTGTGGGTGAACGACGCCGCCGAGCGATACTTCGGGTTCGACCACGACAGCGCCCTCGGGACGAGCTACCGGACGCTGGTCGAGGAAGTCATCGCGCCGACCGTCGAGGACGGCGGGGCGTTCGCCGAACGAGCGCTCGCGCCCGACGACACCGGCGAGCGCTCCGAGTGGCAGGTGACGGCCGCGGACGGCCGCGAGGCGCGGCGGGTCGAACACCACAGCGAACCGGTCGAGACCGGGGTCGTCGCCGGCGGCCGCGTCGACCTGTACGAGGACGTCACCGAGCGGGCGCGTCTCCGGCGGGCCCACGAGCGGCGGGAGCGGCAGTTCGACTCGCTCGTGACCGCCGTCGAGGAGTACGCCATCTTCAAGCTCGACGCGACCGGCCGCGTCCGGACGTGGAACGCCGGCGCCGAGCGCATCAAGGGGTACGACGCCGCCGAGATTCTGGGCGAACACGTCGGGACGTTCTACACCCCCGAGGACCGCGCCGCGGGCGTGCCCGAGGCGAACCTGGCGGCCGCGGCCGAGGCGGGGGCCGTCGAGGACGAGGGGTGGCGCCTGCACGCCGACGGGTCCCGGTTCTGGGCGAACGTGACCATCACGGCCATCCGGGACGACGACGGGACGCTGGAGGGGTACGCGAAGATTACCCGCGACATGACCGAGCGCCGCGAGCGCGAGGAGGCGCTGCGCCGCGAGCGGGACCTCACGGCGCGGCTGTTCGAGACCGCGCCGGTCCGGCTGGCTGTCTTCGACGCCGACGGCTCGTTGGACCGCATGAACGCCGAGAGCCGGGAGATGCTCGGCGTCAGCGAGGATTCGACGTTTAGCCCGGCCGACAAAGCGTTCTACGACGCCGACGGAGGCCCCCTGCCCGCCGCGGACCACCCCGTCAACATCGTGCTGGAGACCGGGGAACCGGCCACCGACCGGCTCGTGGGCCACGACACGCCCGACGGCGAACGCCGGTGGGTACGGCTCAGCGCGACGCCGCTCACCGACGAGTCCGGCGCCCTGGAGCGCGTCATCGTCGTCGGCGAGGACATCACGGAACTCAAACTGACCATGCGGGAGCTGGAGCGCCAGCGCGACGAACTCGACCACGAACTGCGCGAGGTGTTCGGTCGCATCGACGACGCCTTCTTCGCCGTCGACGAGGAGTGGCGGTTCGTCCACGCCAACGAGCAGGCGACGGCCCTACTGGACCAGTCGGTCGGCGAACTGCTCGGGCGCAGTCTCTGGGAGGCCTTCCCCGAGGCCGTCGACACCGCCTTTCAGGAGCAGTACGAGCGGGCGGTGTCGACACAGGAGTCGGTCACCTTCGAGGAGTACTACCCGCCGCTCTCGACCTGGTTCGAGGTGTCGGCGTACCCCTCCGAGAGCGGGCTGTCGGTGTACTTCCGCGACGTCACCGAGCGCCGCGAGCGCGAACAGGAGCTCGAACAGTACGAACTCGCCATCGAGACCATCGGCGACGGCGTCTACGTCATCGACGAGGCCCGCGAGTTCGTCCTCGTCAACGAGGCCTACTGCGAACTGACGGGGTACGACCGCGACGAACTGCTGGGGGCCCACGTGTCGACGGTCGCCGGGGAGTCGGCACTCGACAGCGGTGACCGACTGCGCGAGGAACTCCGGAGCGACGAGGAATCGGTCGCGACCCTGGCGACCGAACTCACCACCGCCGACGGCGGGACGGTCCCCGTCGAGGCGCGATTCGCCCTGCTCGACCCCGGGCGGGCGGGGTCCGGGAGCGTCGGCGTCGTCCGGGACGTGACCGAGCGCCGCGAGCGCGAGCGGGAACTCAGACGCTACGAGGGCATCGTCGAGGCCGTCGAGGACGGCATCTACACCGTCGCCGAGGACGGCGAGTTCACCTTCGTCAACGACGCCTACGGCGACCTGGTCGGCGTCCCGGCGGCGGAGCTCGTCGGCCGGACCGTCGAGTCGCTCGTCGAGGCGGACATCCTCGACGCGTCGGTCATCGAGCGGGCCAGAGAAATCGACGCCGAGATTCGGGTGGGCGAGCGCGAGACCGGCAGCATCGAGACGTCGGTGGTGCGCCCGGACGGAACCACTATCCGGACCGAGGCCAGGTTCAACACGCTCGCGACGGCCACCGGCCCGGAGCGTGTCGGCGTCGTCCGGGACATCACGGACCACGTCGAACGCCAGCGGGAGCTCGAACGCCAGCGCGAACAGCTGGCCGCGCTCAACAGCCTCAACGAGGTCGTCCGCGGGGTGACGGCCGCCGTCATCGACCAGTCCTCGCGCGAGGAAATCGAAGCGACGGTGTGTGAGTATCTCGTCGACTCGGAGTCGTACGTGCTGGCCTGGGTCGGCGAAGTCGACGCCCCCTCGGAGACCGTCGCCGTCCGAACCGAGGCGGGCATCGAGGGGTACCTCGACGAGACCGTCATTTCGGTCGACCCCGACGACGAGCGGAGCGGGGGCGCGACGGGGCGGGCCTTCCTGACGGGCGAGATGCAGGCGACCACAGCGGTCGGGTCCGACCCCAGCTACGACCCGTGGCGGGACCACGTCGAACAGTACGGCTTCCAGTCGTCGGCCGCCATCCCCATCAGCCACGAGGGGACGATGTACGGGACCCTGAACGTCTACGCCGCCCGCCCGAACGCCTTCGCCGGCCAGGAGGGGGCGGTCATCGAACAGCTCGGCGACATCGTCGGCCACGCCATCGCGGCGACGGAGCGAAAGCAGGCGCTGATGAGCGACGAGATGGTGGAACTCCACTTCCTCGTGCCGGACGTCTCCGAGGCGTTTGGTGTCGACAGCCAGCCGTCTGGGGCGGCGCGGCTCCGCCACTCGATATCGCTCGGCGACGACGAGTTCATCGTCTACGGCAGCGTGACGGACGACTCGGTCGACTACCTGCGGTCGCTCGTCGACAGGGTGCCCCACTGGGAGCGCCTCACCGTACAGGACGGGACCGGGGCCGAGCAGCCGTTCGAACTCCTGCTGTCGGCGCCGCCGGCGTTCTCGACCATCGCCTCGGTCGGCGGCTCGGTCGAAGCGGCGGTCATCGAGGACGACGACTACCGGATGACGGTCCACATCCCGACGAGCGTCGACGTTCGCCAGGTCGTCGAGCGGCTCGAGAGCGCCTACCCCACGGTCCAGCTACGCAAACGCCAGCAGATAACCAGGCGACGGGACGCAAGCGACAGGATGCAGCGCGAACTGCTCGCCGACCTGACGGACCGGCAGCGAACGGTGCTGGAGACCGCGTACCACGCCGGGTTCTTCGAGTGGCCGCGAGCCGCCTCGGGCGAGCAGGTCGCCTCGTCGCTGGACATCGCCGCGGCGACGTTCCACAGCCACATGCGGAAGGCCCAGCGGAAGGTGTTCGCGCGGGTGTTCACCCCGGGTGAGACAGCGACCTGA
- a CDS encoding DUF7344 domain-containing protein, whose translation MNDASLQQTTGISYDDAGTAAITTHGRHKLLSDERRHTALRVLDEGPLPMALGELADAVATDEAADADAVGVALHHKHLPLMADLGVVDYDPATRRVSGPR comes from the coding sequence ATGAACGACGCTTCCCTGCAGCAGACGACTGGTATCAGCTACGACGACGCCGGAACGGCCGCCATCACGACGCACGGCCGGCACAAACTGCTGTCCGACGAACGCCGACACACCGCGCTCCGGGTGCTCGACGAGGGGCCGCTCCCGATGGCTCTCGGGGAGCTGGCCGACGCCGTGGCAACGGACGAGGCCGCGGACGCGGACGCTGTCGGCGTCGCGCTCCACCACAAGCACCTGCCGCTGATGGCCGACCTCGGCGTCGTCGACTACGACCCTGCCACGCGGCGTGTCAGCGGCCCGCGGTAG
- a CDS encoding class I SAM-dependent methyltransferase: protein MDPEDVRRDWAERTGKYSPEYYADIGPNEVSETLRDVLGHYVTEDAAILEVGCGSGRHLERLRRQGYGNLTGIDINEDAFDVLRERYPRLAETGQFHAGAVEDLVGEFDDGAFDVIYTVETLQHIHPEDTWVFEELARLTSDLLITAENEGNSPQRGRGETAVSYVDDEFPLYHRNWKTVFSELGLAQLIREPTDRDTIRVFRTV from the coding sequence ATGGACCCCGAGGACGTGCGTCGGGACTGGGCCGAGCGGACGGGCAAGTACTCCCCGGAGTACTACGCCGACATCGGACCCAACGAGGTCAGCGAGACGCTGCGGGACGTGCTGGGCCACTACGTCACCGAGGACGCCGCCATCCTGGAGGTCGGCTGTGGCTCCGGGCGCCACCTCGAACGGCTCCGCCGGCAGGGGTACGGGAACCTCACCGGCATCGACATCAACGAGGACGCATTCGACGTGTTGCGCGAGCGATACCCCCGCCTCGCCGAGACCGGCCAGTTCCACGCCGGCGCCGTCGAGGACCTTGTCGGGGAGTTCGACGACGGCGCCTTCGACGTTATCTACACCGTCGAGACGCTCCAGCACATCCACCCCGAGGACACCTGGGTGTTCGAGGAACTCGCCCGACTCACGTCTGACCTGCTGATAACGGCCGAAAACGAGGGCAACAGCCCCCAGCGCGGGCGGGGCGAGACCGCCGTGAGCTACGTCGACGACGAGTTCCCGCTGTACCACCGCAACTGGAAGACCGTCTTCTCCGAGCTGGGGCTGGCACAGCTGATTCGGGAGCCGACCGACCGGGACACGATTCGCGTGTTCCGGACGGTGTGA
- a CDS encoding translation initiation factor eIF-2B: MIDETVREIEEMQTQSSSIVAVKAARALRELTERECHTVEDFYRVVERNSSALQRANRSHAPLYTTQQRIVEAVKGSDADTVEAAKEALVGAIDDIVEEVESSKQRAAERAADLVEDGDVLLTHENSSTVMTTFDEIVGAGKTVETFVTESRPRFLGRKTARQLAERDGVDVTLITDGAAGHYLEEVDRVLIGMNCLIDDVLYNRIGTHSVVASAASHGVPVTAVGSSSKFIGSGFNFENTFRPGSEVMLEPAEGFDIANPGYDATPTRLIDSVVTENAVMEF, translated from the coding sequence ATGATAGACGAAACAGTCAGGGAGATAGAGGAGATGCAGACCCAGAGCTCCTCTATCGTCGCCGTCAAGGCCGCCCGTGCGCTGCGCGAGCTGACCGAGCGCGAGTGCCACACCGTCGAGGACTTCTACCGCGTCGTCGAGCGCAACTCCAGCGCCCTCCAGCGCGCCAACCGCTCCCACGCCCCCCTCTATACGACCCAGCAGCGCATCGTCGAGGCCGTCAAGGGGTCCGACGCCGACACCGTCGAGGCGGCAAAGGAGGCGCTCGTCGGGGCCATCGACGACATCGTCGAAGAGGTGGAGTCGAGCAAGCAACGCGCCGCCGAGCGCGCGGCCGACCTCGTCGAGGACGGGGACGTCCTGTTGACCCACGAGAACTCCTCGACGGTGATGACCACCTTCGACGAGATAGTGGGTGCGGGGAAGACGGTCGAGACGTTCGTCACCGAGTCGCGGCCCCGGTTTCTCGGGCGAAAGACCGCCCGACAGCTCGCCGAGCGCGACGGCGTCGACGTGACGCTCATCACCGACGGCGCCGCGGGCCACTACCTGGAGGAGGTCGACCGCGTCCTCATCGGGATGAACTGCCTCATCGACGACGTGCTGTACAACCGCATCGGGACCCACTCGGTCGTCGCCTCGGCCGCCAGCCACGGCGTCCCCGTCACGGCGGTCGGGTCCTCCTCAAAGTTCATCGGCAGCGGCTTCAACTTCGAGAACACGTTCCGCCCGGGCAGCGAGGTCATGCTCGAACCGGCCGAGGGGTTCGATATCGCCAACCCCGGCTACGACGCGACGCCGACGCGGCTCATCGACTCGGTCGTCACCGAGAACGCCGTCATGGAGTTCTAG
- a CDS encoding site-2 protease family protein codes for MRRFRIGRAFGIPIQLDLTFLLVLPLFAWIIGTQIEQTAGLLNDSLGAGLDPAVLTGGSLVWVLGVVAAVGLFTGVVLHELGHSLVAIRYGFPIDSITLWLFGGVAQLTEMPEDWRQELAIAVAGPVVSVALGALSYAAFAVLPGTGSAVVESARFVFAYLAVMNVALAAFNMLPGFPMDGGRVLRALLARTRPYARATEIAAEVGKVFAILLGLFGLFVAGNIFLAGLAFFIYVGAAGEARETTMRADLEGVQVRDVMTPAAHVTTVTPRVSVRELIETMFRERHTGYPVEVNGEVVGLVTLEDARAVRDVERDAYTVGDVMTTDLVTVAPELDVMDALSELQDNSVGRLVVTDAAGEFQGLLTRSDIMTALSILRSSEDAGLGRSPRRTES; via the coding sequence ATGCGACGGTTCCGCATCGGGCGCGCCTTCGGCATCCCCATCCAGCTCGACCTCACCTTCCTGCTCGTCCTGCCGCTTTTTGCGTGGATTATCGGCACGCAGATAGAGCAGACGGCGGGGCTGTTGAACGACTCGCTCGGGGCCGGGCTGGACCCGGCCGTGCTGACCGGCGGGAGCCTGGTCTGGGTGCTGGGGGTCGTCGCCGCCGTCGGTCTCTTCACCGGCGTGGTCCTCCACGAGCTGGGCCACTCGCTGGTGGCGATACGCTACGGCTTCCCCATCGACTCCATCACGCTGTGGCTCTTCGGCGGCGTCGCCCAGCTGACCGAGATGCCCGAGGACTGGCGACAGGAGCTCGCCATCGCCGTCGCCGGCCCCGTCGTCAGCGTCGCCCTGGGCGCGCTCTCGTATGCCGCCTTCGCCGTCCTGCCGGGCACCGGGTCGGCCGTCGTCGAGTCCGCCCGCTTCGTCTTCGCCTACCTCGCGGTGATGAACGTCGCGCTGGCGGCCTTTAACATGCTCCCGGGGTTCCCGATGGACGGCGGGCGGGTGCTCCGGGCGCTGCTTGCCCGGACCCGCCCCTACGCCCGCGCGACCGAAATCGCCGCGGAGGTCGGGAAGGTGTTTGCCATCCTCCTGGGCCTGTTTGGCCTGTTCGTCGCCGGCAACATCTTCCTCGCCGGGCTGGCCTTCTTCATCTACGTCGGCGCGGCGGGCGAGGCCCGCGAGACGACGATGCGGGCCGACCTTGAGGGCGTGCAGGTCAGGGACGTGATGACGCCGGCGGCCCACGTCACCACGGTCACGCCGAGGGTGTCGGTCCGCGAGCTCATCGAGACGATGTTCCGGGAGCGCCACACCGGCTATCCGGTCGAGGTCAACGGCGAGGTGGTGGGCCTGGTCACGCTGGAGGACGCCCGCGCGGTCCGGGACGTCGAGCGGGACGCCTACACCGTCGGCGACGTGATGACCACCGACCTCGTGACCGTCGCGCCCGAACTCGACGTGATGGACGCGCTGAGCGAGCTACAGGACAACTCCGTCGGCCGGCTGGTCGTCACCGACGCCGCCGGCGAGTTCCAGGGGCTGCTCACCCGCTCTGACATCATGACCGCGCTGTCTATCCTGCGGTCCAGCGAGGACGCCGGGCTCGGGAGAAGTCCGCGCCGGACGGAGTCATAG